A single region of the Gorilla gorilla gorilla isolate KB3781 chromosome 1, NHGRI_mGorGor1-v2.1_pri, whole genome shotgun sequence genome encodes:
- the SELE gene encoding E-selectin, translating into MIASQFFSALTLVLLIKESGAWSYNTSTEAMTYDEASAYCQQRYTHLVAIQNKEEIEYLNSILSYSPNYYWIGIRKVNNVWVWVGTQKPLTEEAKNWAPGEPNNRQKDEDCVEIYIKREKDVGMWNDERCSKKKLALCYTAACTNTSCSGHGECVETINNYTCKCDPGFSGLKCEQIVNCTALESPEHGSLVCSHPLGNFSYNSSCSVSCDRGYLPSSMETMQCMSSGEWSAPISACNVVECDAVTNPANGFVECFQNPGSFPWNTTCTFDCEEGFELMGAQSLQCTSSGNWDNEKPTCKAVTCRAIRQPQNGSVSCSHSPAGEFSFKSSCNFTCEEGFMLQGPAQVECTTQGQWTQQIPVCEAFQCTALSNPERGYMNCLPSASGSFRYGSSCEFSCEQGFVLKGSKRLQCGPTGEWDNEKPTCEAVRCDAVHQPPKGLVRCAHSPIGEFTYKSSCAFSCEEGFELHGSTQLECTSQGQWTEEVPSCQVVKCSSLAVPGKINMSCSGEPVFGTECKFACPEGWTLNGSAALTCGATGHWSGLLPTCEAPTESNIPLVAGLSAAGLSLLTLAPFLLWLRKCLRKAKKFVPASSCQSLESDGSYQKPSYIL; encoded by the exons ATGATTGCTTCACAGTTTTTCTCAGCTCTCACTTTGG TGCTTCTCATTAAAGAGAGTGGAGCCTGGTCTTACAACACCTCCACGGAAGCTATGACTTATGATGAGGCCAGTGCTTATTGTCAGCAAAGGTACACGCATCTGGTTGCAATTCAAAACAAAGAAGAGATTGAGTACCTAAACTCCATATTGAGCTATTCACCAAATTATTACTGGATTGGAATCAGAAAAGTCAACAATGTGTGGGTCTGGGTAGGAACCCAGAAACCTCTGACGGAAGAAGCCAAGAACTGGGCTCCAGGTGAACCCAACAATAGGCAAAAAGATGAGGACTGCGTGGAGATCTACATCAAGAGAGAAAAAGATGTGGGCATGTGGAATGATGAGAGGTGCAGCAAGAAGAAGCTTGCCCTATGCTACACAG CTGCCTGTACCAATACATCCTGCAGTGGCCACGGTGAATGTGTGGAGACCATCAATAATTACACTTGCAAGTGTGACCCTGGCTTCAGTGGACTCAAGTGTGAGCAAA TTGTGAACTGTACAGCCCTGGAATCCCCTGAGCATGGAAGCCTGGTTTGCAGTCACCCACTGGGAAACTTCAGCTACAATTCTTCCTGCTCTGTCAGCTGTGATAGGGGCTACCTGCCAAGCAGCATGGAGACCATGCAGTGTATGTCCTCTGGAGAATGGAGTGCTCCTATTTCAGCCTGCAATG TGGTTGAGTGTGATGCTGTGACAAATCCAGCCAATGGGTTCGTGGAATGTTTCCAAAACCCTGGAAGCTTCCCATGGAACACAACCTGTACATTTGACTGTGAAGAAGGATTTGAACTAATGGGAGCCCAGAGCCTTCAGTGTACCTCATCTGGGAATTGGGACAACGAGAAGCCAACGTGTAAAG CTGTGACATGCAGGGCCATCCGCCAGCCTCAGAATGGCTCTGTGAGTTGCAGCCATTCCCCTGCTGGAGAGTTCAGCTTCAAATCATCCTGCAACTTCACCTGTGAGGAAGGCTTCATGTTGCAGGGACCAGCCCAGGTTGAATGCACCACTCAAGGGCAGTGGACACAGCAAATCCCAGTTTGTGAAG CTTTCCAGTGCACAGCCTTGTCCAACCCCGAGCGAGGCTACATGAATTGTCTTCCTAGTGCTTCTGGCAGTTTCCGTTATGGGTCCAGCTGTGAGTTCTCCTGTGAGCAGGGTTTTGTGTTGAAGGGATCCAAAAGGCTCCAATGTGGCCCCACAGGGGAGTGGGACAACGAGAAGCCCACATGTGAAG CTGTGAGATGCGATGCTGTCCACCAGCCCCCGAAGGGTTTGGTGAGGTGTGCTCATTCCCCTATTGGAGAATTCACCTACAAGTCCTCTTGTGCCTTCAGCTGTGAGGAGGGATTTGAATTACATGGATCAACTCAACTTGAGTGCACATCTCAGGGACAATGGACAGAAGAGGTTCCTTCCTGCCAAG TGGTAAAATGTTCAAGCCTGGCAGTTCCGGGAAAGATCAACATGAGCTGCAGTGGGGAGCCCGTGTTTGGCACTGAGTGCAAGTTCGCCTGTCCTGAAGGATGGACGCTCAATGGCTCTGCAGCTCTGACATGTGGAGCCACAGGACACTGGTCTGGCCTGCTACCTACCTGTGAAG CTCCCACTGAGTCCAACATTCCCTTGGTAGCTGGACTTTCTGCTGCTGGACTCTCCCTCCTGACATTAGCACCATTTCTCCTCTGGCTTCGGAAATGCTTACGGAAAG CAAAGAAATTTGTTCCTGCCAG CAGCTGCCAAAGCCTTGAATCAGATGGAAGCTACCAAAAGCCTTCTTACATCCTTTAA
- the SELL gene encoding L-selectin isoform X1, whose translation MGCRRTREGPSKAMIFPWKCQSTQRDLWNIFKLWGWTMLCCDFLAHHGTDCWTYHYSEKPLNWQRARRFCRDNYTDLVAIQNKAEIEYLEKTLPFSRSYYWIGIRKIGGIWTWVGTNKSLTEEAENWGDGEPNNKKNKEDCVEIYIKRNKDAGKWNDDACHKQKAALCYTASCQPWSCSGHGECVEIINNYTCNCDVGYYGPQCQFVIQCEPLEAPELGTMDCTHPLGNFSFSSQCAFSCSEGTNLTGIEETTCGPFGNWSSPEPTCQVIQCEPLSAPDLGIMNCSHPLASFSFTSACTFICSEGTELIGKKKTICESSGIWSNPSPICQKLDKSFSMIKEGDYNPLFIPVAVMVTAFSGLAFIIWLARRLKKGKKSKKSMDDPY comes from the exons ATGGGCTGcagaagaactagagaaggaCCAAGCAAAGCCATG atatttccatggaaatGTCAGAGCACCCAGAGGGACTTATGGAACATCTTCAAGTTGTGGGGGTGGACAATGCTCTGTTGTG ATTTCCTGGCACATCATGGAACCGACTGCTGGACTTACCATTATTCTGAAAAACCCTTGAACTGGCAAAGGGCTAGAAGATTCTGCCGAGACAATTACACAGATTTAGTTGCCATACAAAACAAGGCGGAAATTGAGTATCTGGAGAAGACTCTGCCTTTCAGTCGTTCTTACTACTGGATAGGAATCCGGAAGATAGGAGGAATATGGACGTGGGTGGGAACCAACAAATCTCTCACTGAAGAAGCAGAGAACTGGGGAGATGGTGAGCCCAACAACAAGAAGAACAAGGAGGACTGCGTGGAGATCTATATCAAGAGAAACAAAGATGCAGGCAAATGGAACGATGACGCCTGCCACAAACAAAAGGCAGCCCTCTGTTACACAG CTTCTTGCCAGCCCTGGTCATGCAGTGGCCATGGAGAATGTGTAGAAATCATCAATAATTACACCTGCAACTGTGATGTGGGGTACTATGGGCCCCAGTGTCAGTTTG TGATTCAGTGTGAGCCTTTGGAGGCCCCGGAGCTGGGTACCATGGACTGTACTCACCCTTTGGGAAACTTCAGCTTCAGCTCACAGTGTGCCTTCAGCTGCTCTGAGGGAACAAACTTAACTGGGATTGAAGAAACCACTTGTGGACCATTTGGAAACTGGTCATCTCCAGAACCAACCTGTCAAG tGATTCAGTGTGAGCCTCTATCAGCACCAGATTTGGGGATCATGAACTGTAGCCATCCCCTGGCCAGCTTCAGCTTTACCTCTGCATGTACCTTCATCTGCTCAGAAGGAACTGAGTTAATTGGGAAGAAGAAAACCATTTGTGAATCATCTGGAATCTGGTCAAATCCTAGTCCAATATGTCAAA AATTGGACAAAAGTTTCTCAATGATTAAGGAGGGTGATTATAACCCCCTCTTCATTCCAGTGGCAGTCATGGTTACTGCATTCTCTGGGTTGGCATTTATCATTTGGCTGGCAAGGAGATTAAAAAAAG gcAAGAAATCCAAGAAAAG
- the SELL gene encoding L-selectin isoform X3 translates to MGCRRTREGPSKAMIFPWKCQSTQRDLWNIFKLWGWTMLCCDFLAHHGTDCWTYHYSEKPLNWQRARRFCRDNYTDLVAIQNKAEIEYLEKTLPFSRSYYWIGIRKIGGIWTWVGTNKSLTEEAENWGDGEPNNKKNKEDCVEIYIKRNKDAGKWNDDACHKQKAALCYTASCQPWSCSGHGECVEIINNYTCNCDVGYYGPQCQFVIQCEPLEAPELGTMDCTHPLGNFSFSSQCAFSCSEGTNLTGIEETTCGPFGNWSSPEPTCQVIQCEPLSAPDLGIMNCSHPLASFSFTSACTFICSEGTELIGKKKTICESSGIWSNPSPICQSKKSKKSMDDPY, encoded by the exons ATGGGCTGcagaagaactagagaaggaCCAAGCAAAGCCATG atatttccatggaaatGTCAGAGCACCCAGAGGGACTTATGGAACATCTTCAAGTTGTGGGGGTGGACAATGCTCTGTTGTG ATTTCCTGGCACATCATGGAACCGACTGCTGGACTTACCATTATTCTGAAAAACCCTTGAACTGGCAAAGGGCTAGAAGATTCTGCCGAGACAATTACACAGATTTAGTTGCCATACAAAACAAGGCGGAAATTGAGTATCTGGAGAAGACTCTGCCTTTCAGTCGTTCTTACTACTGGATAGGAATCCGGAAGATAGGAGGAATATGGACGTGGGTGGGAACCAACAAATCTCTCACTGAAGAAGCAGAGAACTGGGGAGATGGTGAGCCCAACAACAAGAAGAACAAGGAGGACTGCGTGGAGATCTATATCAAGAGAAACAAAGATGCAGGCAAATGGAACGATGACGCCTGCCACAAACAAAAGGCAGCCCTCTGTTACACAG CTTCTTGCCAGCCCTGGTCATGCAGTGGCCATGGAGAATGTGTAGAAATCATCAATAATTACACCTGCAACTGTGATGTGGGGTACTATGGGCCCCAGTGTCAGTTTG TGATTCAGTGTGAGCCTTTGGAGGCCCCGGAGCTGGGTACCATGGACTGTACTCACCCTTTGGGAAACTTCAGCTTCAGCTCACAGTGTGCCTTCAGCTGCTCTGAGGGAACAAACTTAACTGGGATTGAAGAAACCACTTGTGGACCATTTGGAAACTGGTCATCTCCAGAACCAACCTGTCAAG tGATTCAGTGTGAGCCTCTATCAGCACCAGATTTGGGGATCATGAACTGTAGCCATCCCCTGGCCAGCTTCAGCTTTACCTCTGCATGTACCTTCATCTGCTCAGAAGGAACTGAGTTAATTGGGAAGAAGAAAACCATTTGTGAATCATCTGGAATCTGGTCAAATCCTAGTCCAATATGTCAAA gcAAGAAATCCAAGAAAAG
- the SELL gene encoding L-selectin isoform X2, whose product MLCCDFLAHHGTDCWTYHYSEKPLNWQRARRFCRDNYTDLVAIQNKAEIEYLEKTLPFSRSYYWIGIRKIGGIWTWVGTNKSLTEEAENWGDGEPNNKKNKEDCVEIYIKRNKDAGKWNDDACHKQKAALCYTASCQPWSCSGHGECVEIINNYTCNCDVGYYGPQCQFVIQCEPLEAPELGTMDCTHPLGNFSFSSQCAFSCSEGTNLTGIEETTCGPFGNWSSPEPTCQVIQCEPLSAPDLGIMNCSHPLASFSFTSACTFICSEGTELIGKKKTICESSGIWSNPSPICQKLDKSFSMIKEGDYNPLFIPVAVMVTAFSGLAFIIWLARRLKKGKKSKKSMDDPY is encoded by the exons ATGCTCTGTTGTG ATTTCCTGGCACATCATGGAACCGACTGCTGGACTTACCATTATTCTGAAAAACCCTTGAACTGGCAAAGGGCTAGAAGATTCTGCCGAGACAATTACACAGATTTAGTTGCCATACAAAACAAGGCGGAAATTGAGTATCTGGAGAAGACTCTGCCTTTCAGTCGTTCTTACTACTGGATAGGAATCCGGAAGATAGGAGGAATATGGACGTGGGTGGGAACCAACAAATCTCTCACTGAAGAAGCAGAGAACTGGGGAGATGGTGAGCCCAACAACAAGAAGAACAAGGAGGACTGCGTGGAGATCTATATCAAGAGAAACAAAGATGCAGGCAAATGGAACGATGACGCCTGCCACAAACAAAAGGCAGCCCTCTGTTACACAG CTTCTTGCCAGCCCTGGTCATGCAGTGGCCATGGAGAATGTGTAGAAATCATCAATAATTACACCTGCAACTGTGATGTGGGGTACTATGGGCCCCAGTGTCAGTTTG TGATTCAGTGTGAGCCTTTGGAGGCCCCGGAGCTGGGTACCATGGACTGTACTCACCCTTTGGGAAACTTCAGCTTCAGCTCACAGTGTGCCTTCAGCTGCTCTGAGGGAACAAACTTAACTGGGATTGAAGAAACCACTTGTGGACCATTTGGAAACTGGTCATCTCCAGAACCAACCTGTCAAG tGATTCAGTGTGAGCCTCTATCAGCACCAGATTTGGGGATCATGAACTGTAGCCATCCCCTGGCCAGCTTCAGCTTTACCTCTGCATGTACCTTCATCTGCTCAGAAGGAACTGAGTTAATTGGGAAGAAGAAAACCATTTGTGAATCATCTGGAATCTGGTCAAATCCTAGTCCAATATGTCAAA AATTGGACAAAAGTTTCTCAATGATTAAGGAGGGTGATTATAACCCCCTCTTCATTCCAGTGGCAGTCATGGTTACTGCATTCTCTGGGTTGGCATTTATCATTTGGCTGGCAAGGAGATTAAAAAAAG gcAAGAAATCCAAGAAAAG